Proteins from a single region of Sneathiella aquimaris:
- a CDS encoding acyl-CoA dehydrogenase family protein, which translates to MTDQNTPLILDGLDDLCAQALNAAETLKQQAIQSVASFTRGENGRISAKLVEQNQYATHGLAWLVTYVETLKETLKWSRALKAEGKLGELEQLMLQAGFAEYLHQLEGGIPMTLGEIIRPLDLGVASEHVDAFKTAAVKTLMAEGYTPAVRERIASLIADGMDTGHFGNPCLDETYSMIRDQFRRFADEEVIPYAHEWHLKDELIPRSVVDQMSELGVFGLTVPEEYDGLGLGKMSMCVVSEELSRGYIGVGSLGTRSEIAAELILTGGTDAQKSKWLPQIATGQILPTAVFTEPNTGSDLASLRTRAVKDGDVYKITGNKTWITHAARADVMTLLARSNPNEPGYKGLSMFLAEKQHMTEDEDFPTEGMTGGEIEVLGYRGMKEYELGFDNFEVKAENLLGEEEGNGFKQLMQTFESARIQTAARALGVAQNAMELGLRYSLDRIQFSRPIIEFPRVAGKLAWMAVEIMMARQLTYASARAKDEGRRCDLEAGMAKLLGARVAWQAADNALQVHGGNGFALEYPISRVLCDARILNIFEGAGEIQAQVIARRLLEGAN; encoded by the coding sequence ATGACTGATCAGAACACGCCCCTCATTCTGGATGGGTTGGATGACCTGTGCGCTCAGGCTTTGAATGCGGCTGAAACTTTAAAACAGCAAGCCATTCAGTCTGTCGCCTCTTTTACCCGCGGAGAAAATGGCCGAATTAGTGCCAAGTTGGTTGAACAAAACCAGTATGCGACCCATGGTCTCGCCTGGCTTGTTACCTATGTGGAAACATTGAAAGAAACCTTGAAATGGTCGCGCGCGCTCAAGGCGGAAGGCAAGCTTGGGGAATTGGAGCAGTTGATGCTTCAGGCCGGTTTTGCCGAATATCTTCACCAGCTTGAAGGCGGTATCCCAATGACGCTGGGTGAAATTATTCGCCCTCTTGATTTGGGGGTTGCATCTGAGCATGTGGACGCGTTCAAAACCGCCGCGGTAAAGACTTTAATGGCAGAGGGATATACACCTGCCGTTCGGGAACGTATTGCAAGCTTGATCGCCGATGGGATGGATACGGGTCATTTCGGAAATCCATGTCTGGACGAGACATATTCCATGATCCGGGACCAATTCCGTCGATTTGCTGATGAAGAGGTTATTCCTTACGCCCATGAATGGCATCTAAAAGATGAACTTATTCCGCGCAGCGTTGTCGATCAGATGTCCGAGTTGGGTGTTTTCGGCCTAACCGTGCCTGAAGAATATGACGGACTGGGCCTTGGCAAAATGTCCATGTGTGTGGTGTCGGAAGAATTGTCCCGCGGTTACATCGGTGTGGGTTCTTTGGGTACGCGTTCTGAAATTGCGGCAGAACTTATTCTGACCGGTGGTACAGATGCACAGAAATCCAAATGGCTGCCTCAGATCGCAACCGGTCAGATTTTGCCAACGGCAGTGTTCACCGAGCCGAATACAGGGTCTGATCTTGCGTCTTTGAGAACCCGGGCGGTGAAAGACGGGGATGTCTATAAAATCACCGGTAACAAAACCTGGATCACCCACGCGGCCCGTGCGGATGTTATGACGTTGCTGGCGCGGTCCAATCCCAATGAGCCCGGTTATAAAGGATTGTCCATGTTCCTTGCTGAAAAACAGCATATGACCGAAGACGAGGACTTTCCAACGGAAGGGATGACCGGGGGCGAAATTGAAGTCCTTGGATATCGCGGAATGAAGGAATATGAACTTGGCTTCGATAACTTCGAGGTGAAGGCAGAAAATCTTCTGGGCGAAGAGGAAGGTAATGGCTTTAAACAGTTGATGCAGACGTTCGAAAGCGCCCGTATTCAAACTGCCGCGCGTGCGCTGGGGGTTGCCCAGAACGCCATGGAGCTTGGCCTTCGCTATTCGCTGGACCGTATTCAGTTCTCCCGCCCGATTATTGAGTTTCCCCGGGTGGCCGGTAAGTTGGCCTGGATGGCTGTTGAGATCATGATGGCGCGTCAATTAACCTATGCGTCGGCCCGTGCGAAAGACGAGGGTCGGCGGTGTGACCTGGAAGCCGGAATGGCAAAACTTCTGGGTGCGCGTGTCGCATGGCAGGCGGCTGATAACGCCTTGCAGGTTCACGGCGGGAATGGTTTTGCATTGGAATATCCGATCAGTCGGGTTCTCTGTGATGCCCGGATCCTGAACATTTTTGAAGGGGCTGGCGAAATTCAGGCCCAGGTTATTGCGCGCCGTCTTCTTGAAGGTGCGAACTGA
- a CDS encoding electron transfer flavoprotein subunit alpha/FixB family protein → MTVLVFADHDNAALGAATLNAVTAATELGGDVHILVAGSGCSAVADEAAKVAGVAKVVLVDDAAYTNALAENTADLIVSLAAEYDAVVAPATTSGKNILPRVAALLDVAQISEITAVVSADTFVRPIYAGNAMATVQSSDAKKVITVRTTAFAAAAAEGGSATVENGSAAADSGLATFVGAELSKSERPELTAAKIVISGGRGMQSGDNFPLIEAVADKLGAAVGASRAAVDAGFVPNDYQVGQTGKVVAPELYIAVGISGAIQHLAGMKDSKVIVAINKDEEAPIFQVADYGLVADLFKALPELEEAL, encoded by the coding sequence ATGACTGTTCTTGTATTTGCGGATCATGATAACGCCGCATTGGGCGCGGCGACCCTGAACGCTGTTACGGCAGCGACTGAACTGGGCGGCGACGTCCATATTTTGGTTGCTGGTAGTGGATGTTCTGCTGTTGCAGACGAAGCTGCGAAAGTTGCGGGTGTTGCAAAGGTTGTTCTTGTTGACGACGCTGCATACACAAATGCGCTTGCTGAAAATACAGCCGATCTGATTGTTAGCCTTGCGGCTGAATATGATGCTGTTGTTGCGCCTGCAACCACATCCGGCAAAAACATTTTGCCGCGTGTTGCCGCTTTGTTGGACGTGGCACAGATTTCAGAAATCACAGCCGTTGTCTCTGCTGACACTTTTGTCCGTCCGATCTACGCGGGTAACGCGATGGCGACGGTTCAGTCATCCGATGCCAAGAAGGTCATTACCGTCCGGACAACTGCTTTCGCTGCGGCGGCGGCTGAAGGTGGGTCTGCCACGGTCGAAAATGGTTCAGCTGCAGCAGATAGTGGTCTTGCCACATTTGTGGGTGCAGAGCTTTCTAAATCCGAGCGCCCTGAACTGACCGCTGCCAAGATCGTGATTTCTGGTGGTCGGGGTATGCAGTCTGGCGATAACTTCCCATTGATCGAAGCTGTTGCAGATAAACTGGGTGCTGCTGTTGGTGCAAGTCGCGCCGCGGTGGATGCCGGGTTTGTGCCCAATGACTATCAGGTTGGTCAGACCGGTAAAGTTGTGGCGCCCGAGCTGTATATTGCTGTTGGTATTTCCGGTGCGATCCAGCATTTGGCCGGTATGAAAGACAGTAAAGTGATCGTTGCGATCAACAAAGACGAAGAAGCCCCTATTTTCCAGGTGGCTGATTATGGTCTTGTTGCAGATCTCTTCAAGGCTCTGCCTGAATTGGAAGAAGCCCTTTAA
- a CDS encoding electron transfer flavoprotein subunit beta/FixA family protein — MKVLVAVKRVVDYNVKIRVKADNTGVDLANVKMSMNPFDEIAVEEALRLKEAGKATEVIAVSVGPQAAQETIRTALAMGADRGILVKTDDEVEPLGVAKLIKAVAEEEKPDLIIVGKQAIDDDSNQTGQMLSALLGWSQGTFASEVDLGEGSVKVTREIDGGLQTVDLKMPAVVTTDLRLNEPRYASLPNIMKAKKKPIDEKSVADLGVDVGLRLTTLKVEEPAKREAGVMVESVAELVEKLKNEAGVI, encoded by the coding sequence ATGAAAGTTCTCGTCGCTGTAAAGCGTGTCGTAGACTACAATGTGAAGATCCGTGTTAAAGCGGACAACACAGGTGTAGACCTAGCAAACGTTAAAATGTCTATGAATCCCTTCGACGAAATTGCCGTTGAAGAAGCCCTCCGTTTAAAAGAAGCTGGCAAAGCAACTGAAGTTATTGCCGTTTCTGTTGGCCCGCAAGCGGCTCAGGAAACCATTCGCACCGCGCTTGCGATGGGTGCTGATCGCGGTATCCTTGTGAAAACCGATGATGAGGTTGAACCTCTCGGTGTTGCCAAGCTGATCAAAGCGGTTGCCGAGGAAGAAAAACCCGATCTTATTATTGTTGGTAAACAGGCCATCGATGATGATAGCAACCAGACCGGTCAGATGCTGTCTGCGCTTCTCGGTTGGTCTCAGGGTACGTTTGCATCTGAAGTTGACCTGGGCGAAGGCTCTGTCAAGGTAACCCGGGAAATTGATGGCGGTCTGCAAACCGTTGATCTTAAAATGCCCGCTGTTGTTACGACAGATCTGCGCCTGAACGAGCCTCGTTACGCCTCCCTTCCAAACATCATGAAAGCCAAGAAAAAGCCAATTGATGAAAAATCAGTTGCGGATCTTGGTGTGGATGTTGGTCTGCGCTTGACGACACTGAAAGTCGAAGAGCCAGCAAAACGCGAAGCCGGTGTTATGGTTGAAAGTGTTGCTGAGTTGGTAGAGAAACTCAAAAATGAAGCGGGAGTTATCTAA
- a CDS encoding 2-hydroxymuconate tautomerase — translation MPMIRVEMFAGRSAEQKKTLIKSLTKATSEAIGVSEASVDVVITEVAKENWGLGGEPASEKFPD, via the coding sequence ATGCCCATGATCCGCGTTGAAATGTTTGCCGGCCGGTCCGCCGAACAGAAAAAGACATTGATAAAATCGCTCACTAAGGCAACATCAGAAGCAATCGGTGTTTCCGAAGCCAGCGTCGATGTTGTGATTACAGAGGTCGCAAAAGAAAACTGGGGATTAGGCGGCGAACCTGCCAGCGAAAAATTCCCGGACTGA
- a CDS encoding twin transmembrane helix small protein: MLDYFIIAAFAATALVVLLGILNLGRRKDNNRSTSNILMRWRIAFQALAILLIMISIWLKSSGG, encoded by the coding sequence ATGCTTGACTATTTTATAATCGCAGCCTTCGCTGCCACCGCACTTGTTGTTCTGCTGGGTATACTAAACCTTGGCCGCAGGAAAGATAACAATCGAAGTACCAGTAATATTTTGATGCGCTGGAGAATTGCGTTTCAGGCGCTGGCGATCCTTCTCATCATGATCAGCATTTGGCTGAAATCGTCCGGTGGATAA
- a CDS encoding nucleotidyltransferase family protein, giving the protein MTHAETLRTLIQTDPLCMTVLKNARQLTLLDWAIGAGFIRNRVWDHLYHKDPCLPDDIDFLYFDASDVSPAADKTIEKKALTQAPDFPWSVKNQARMHLKNKDAPYRNTADAIAHWLETPTAIAVRLEADDRLTIMAPFGLEDLFSGTVRPTPSGQKKMDQYSARLKGKNWQARWPDLTIIKAA; this is encoded by the coding sequence ATGACCCATGCCGAAACCTTGCGAACCCTGATCCAGACAGACCCTCTTTGCATGACGGTCTTGAAAAATGCCCGACAATTGACCTTATTGGACTGGGCAATCGGCGCGGGCTTTATTCGAAACCGTGTTTGGGACCACCTTTATCACAAGGATCCCTGCCTTCCTGATGATATTGATTTTTTATATTTTGACGCGTCTGATGTTTCTCCTGCCGCCGATAAAACAATTGAAAAAAAGGCCCTGACACAGGCGCCTGATTTTCCGTGGTCCGTCAAAAATCAGGCTCGTATGCATCTTAAAAACAAAGACGCGCCCTACAGGAATACGGCAGACGCAATTGCCCACTGGCTGGAAACCCCAACCGCTATTGCTGTCCGGCTTGAAGCAGACGATCGCCTCACTATTATGGCGCCGTTTGGGTTGGAAGATCTGTTTTCGGGAACTGTCAGACCAACGCCTTCAGGACAAAAGAAAATGGATCAGTATTCAGCGCGCCTTAAGGGGAAAAACTGGCAGGCCCGTTGGCCGGACCTTACCATTATCAAAGCCGCCTGA
- a CDS encoding protein meaA, translated as MSETTPTPSGNAPEAKKDRPWLFRTYSGHSSAEASNELYKTNLGKGQTGLSVAFDLPTQTGYDSDHILAKGEVGKVGVPICHLGDMRTLFDGIPLEKMNTSMTINATSAWLLALYVAVAEEQGADRSALQGTVQNDIIKEYLSRGTYIFPPAPSMKLITDVVSFTYQDMPKWNPTNVCSYHLQEAGATPVQELSFALATAISVLDAVRDSGQISAADFPAATGRISFFVNAGIRFITEMCKMRAFVDLWDEILLERYNVENEKFRRFRYGVQVNSLGLTEQQPENNVYRILLEMLAVVLSKKARARAVQLPAWNEALGLPRPWDQQWSLRLQQIVAFETDLLEYGDIFEGSVEIDKKVEALKAETREELARIEKMGGAVSAVESGYLKESLVQSNTNRVQSVISGDIPVIGVNKFTESTPSPLTQEGDGGIMTVDPKVEAEQIARLQEWKAKRNQAEVDDALRALKNAAVNGDNIMPVSIDAAKAGVTTGEWSEALRSIYGEYRAPTGVSGAISNAAGDAIDAVRAEVSKAAEKLGRPLKILVGKPGLDGHSNGAEQIAVAARDSGMEVVYEGIRLTPEQIVNAALEESVHLVGLSILSGSHISLACDVVERLKEAGLSNLPVVVGGIIPPEDAAELKSRGVAAVYTPKDFDMLGIMSDMVGIILSHDEAA; from the coding sequence ATGAGCGAAACTACGCCTACACCCTCGGGAAACGCTCCGGAAGCCAAAAAAGACCGGCCCTGGCTCTTTAGAACCTATTCAGGTCACTCCTCGGCCGAAGCCTCCAATGAGTTATATAAAACAAATCTCGGCAAAGGCCAGACAGGTCTTTCTGTCGCGTTCGATTTGCCCACCCAAACCGGATATGATTCGGATCATATCCTGGCAAAAGGAGAAGTAGGCAAGGTCGGCGTCCCCATCTGTCATTTGGGAGATATGCGCACCCTGTTTGACGGAATCCCGCTCGAGAAAATGAACACGTCCATGACCATTAACGCCACTTCTGCTTGGTTATTGGCGCTTTATGTTGCCGTTGCTGAAGAACAGGGTGCGGACAGAAGTGCCCTGCAGGGGACCGTTCAAAACGACATTATTAAAGAATATCTGTCCCGCGGGACCTATATTTTTCCGCCTGCGCCCAGTATGAAACTGATCACCGATGTTGTCAGTTTCACCTATCAGGATATGCCAAAATGGAACCCGACAAATGTCTGTTCCTATCATTTGCAGGAAGCCGGAGCGACACCGGTTCAGGAACTCTCCTTCGCACTTGCAACAGCGATTTCGGTTCTCGATGCTGTCCGTGATTCAGGACAGATCAGCGCCGCCGATTTTCCGGCGGCAACGGGTCGGATCAGTTTTTTTGTAAATGCCGGAATTCGGTTCATTACCGAAATGTGTAAAATGCGCGCGTTCGTTGATCTGTGGGATGAAATCCTGCTCGAACGCTATAATGTGGAAAATGAAAAATTTCGCCGGTTCCGCTACGGCGTTCAGGTGAATTCACTGGGTCTGACTGAACAGCAGCCCGAAAATAACGTTTATCGCATCCTTCTGGAAATGCTCGCGGTTGTCTTGTCCAAAAAAGCACGGGCCCGCGCCGTTCAGTTGCCTGCCTGGAACGAAGCCCTTGGATTACCCAGACCCTGGGACCAGCAATGGTCTCTTCGCCTGCAGCAGATTGTTGCTTTTGAAACAGACCTTCTGGAATATGGCGACATCTTTGAGGGCTCTGTTGAAATCGACAAAAAGGTTGAGGCCTTGAAAGCGGAAACACGCGAAGAACTTGCGCGGATCGAAAAGATGGGCGGCGCCGTCAGTGCGGTGGAATCAGGATATCTAAAAGAATCACTGGTGCAGTCCAACACCAACCGCGTTCAGTCGGTTATTTCAGGTGACATCCCGGTAATCGGCGTAAACAAATTTACGGAAAGCACCCCTTCTCCCCTTACGCAGGAAGGGGACGGCGGCATCATGACAGTCGATCCGAAAGTAGAAGCCGAACAGATCGCCCGCTTGCAGGAATGGAAGGCAAAACGCAATCAGGCTGAAGTCGACGACGCCCTGAGAGCGCTCAAAAATGCTGCGGTAAACGGCGACAATATTATGCCCGTCTCGATTGACGCGGCAAAAGCAGGCGTTACAACCGGCGAATGGTCTGAGGCGTTACGATCAATTTATGGCGAATATCGGGCACCAACGGGTGTAAGCGGTGCTATTTCAAATGCGGCAGGGGATGCCATTGACGCTGTGCGCGCTGAAGTGTCCAAGGCAGCCGAAAAATTAGGCCGCCCCTTGAAAATTCTGGTCGGCAAACCGGGTTTGGATGGGCATTCAAATGGCGCCGAACAGATTGCGGTTGCCGCGCGAGATAGCGGCATGGAAGTGGTCTATGAAGGCATTCGTCTGACCCCGGAACAAATTGTCAACGCCGCGCTTGAAGAATCGGTTCATCTTGTAGGCCTGTCCATCTTGTCCGGTTCCCATATTTCACTGGCCTGCGATGTGGTGGAACGCCTGAAAGAAGCTGGTTTGTCGAACCTGCCGGTTGTCGTGGGCGGTATCATTCCACCCGAAGACGCCGCAGAATTAAAGTCTCGAGGCGTTGCTGCGGTCTATACCCCAAAAGACTTTGATATGCTGGGCATCATGTCAGACATGGTTGGTATCATTCTGTCCCATGACGAAGCCGCATAA
- the ccrA gene encoding crotonyl-CoA carboxylase/reductase — protein MSAKEVAKTSSPSEKNAEAPLKDLYEVGEIPPLGHVPSKMYAWAIRRDRHGEPEDAMLEEVVDTPELDSHDVLVLVMAAGVNYNGVWAALGEPISVFDVHKQPYHIAGSDASGVVYAVGSKVTRFKIGDEVVVHCNQDDGDDEECNGGDPMFSPSQRIWGYETPDGSFAQFARVQDRQLMPRPKHLTWEESACYTLTLATAYRMLFGHRPHILRPGHNVLVWGASGGLGSMAIQICAAAGANAIGVISDESKRDFVMSLGAKGVINRNDFDCWGQLPEVNGDGFGAYMKKTREFGKAIWEITGKGNDVDFVFEHPGEKTFPVSCNVVKRGGMVVFCAGTTGFNLTMDARFVWMRQKRIQGSHFANLKQAAQANNMVIERRIDPCMSEVFAWEDIPRAHTKMMKNEHKPGNMAVLVSAKYPGMRTIEDAIEAGNA, from the coding sequence ATGTCTGCTAAAGAAGTTGCCAAAACAAGTTCACCTTCCGAAAAAAATGCGGAGGCTCCGTTGAAAGATCTTTATGAAGTCGGTGAAATTCCACCGCTGGGACATGTACCATCAAAAATGTATGCCTGGGCTATTCGCCGGGATCGTCACGGCGAGCCTGAAGACGCCATGTTGGAAGAAGTCGTGGATACGCCGGAACTGGACAGCCATGATGTGCTGGTCCTCGTGATGGCGGCAGGGGTCAACTATAACGGTGTCTGGGCCGCGCTCGGCGAGCCGATCTCTGTTTTTGACGTTCACAAACAGCCATACCATATTGCCGGCTCTGATGCGTCTGGTGTCGTCTATGCGGTTGGCAGCAAGGTAACCCGGTTCAAGATCGGTGATGAGGTTGTTGTCCATTGTAATCAGGATGATGGTGACGACGAAGAATGTAACGGCGGCGATCCGATGTTCTCACCTAGCCAGCGGATCTGGGGTTATGAAACGCCGGATGGGTCTTTCGCCCAGTTCGCTCGCGTACAGGACCGGCAGTTAATGCCACGTCCAAAGCATCTGACATGGGAAGAAAGCGCCTGTTACACACTGACATTGGCGACGGCCTATCGGATGCTGTTTGGTCATCGGCCTCACATCCTGCGTCCTGGTCATAATGTTCTGGTTTGGGGAGCCTCCGGCGGCCTTGGATCCATGGCTATTCAGATTTGTGCCGCAGCAGGGGCAAACGCAATCGGTGTTATTTCAGACGAATCAAAGCGGGACTTTGTGATGTCATTGGGGGCCAAGGGCGTTATTAACCGGAATGATTTTGATTGCTGGGGGCAGCTTCCAGAAGTGAACGGTGACGGTTTCGGCGCTTATATGAAAAAGACCCGTGAATTCGGTAAAGCCATTTGGGAAATTACAGGCAAAGGCAACGATGTTGATTTTGTTTTTGAGCATCCCGGCGAGAAAACCTTCCCAGTATCCTGTAATGTTGTGAAGCGGGGCGGCATGGTTGTCTTCTGTGCAGGCACAACCGGTTTCAATCTGACAATGGATGCTCGTTTTGTCTGGATGCGTCAGAAACGTATTCAGGGTAGCCACTTTGCGAACCTGAAACAGGCAGCACAAGCCAACAACATGGTTATCGAGCGGCGTATCGATCCTTGTATGTCTGAAGTTTTTGCATGGGAGGATATTCCGCGGGCACATACAAAAATGATGAAGAACGAGCATAAACCGGGTAACATGGCTGTTCTGGTATCTGCCAAGTATCCTGGAATGCGGACCATTGAGGATGCAATCGAAGCAGGGAACGCCTAA
- a CDS encoding YhjD/YihY/BrkB family envelope integrity protein, with amino-acid sequence MGKELLNLMLSIARHFSNQNCPRMATALSFQTLLAIAPVGILALSMLTYVDAYYSFQEDLIFFLFENLLPGAISQVHDFLQDLILNAQNLTYLGIAGLSITAFLLLSSIETVFAQIWQVKTTRNVFKRFLAYMLTTLLGPIALSTSLTLAKWIATLTQEASGVDFTYLVSYFRFLVPFLVIFFALFLLYRLVPASKVKWRHAAIGAAIAAALFILGKYFFRLYLVYFPSYEVIYGALAILPLFLIWLYFSWAIVLLGASVTAVLGFNYTGKMTKKGEVVDVDKLPKANS; translated from the coding sequence ATGGGAAAAGAACTTTTAAACCTCATGCTCTCGATCGCGCGGCACTTTTCGAACCAAAACTGCCCGCGGATGGCAACGGCGCTCAGCTTTCAAACGCTTCTTGCCATTGCCCCGGTTGGTATTCTTGCGCTGTCGATGCTGACTTATGTGGATGCCTATTACAGTTTCCAGGAAGACCTGATTTTTTTCCTGTTTGAAAATTTACTGCCTGGCGCCATTTCTCAAGTCCATGACTTTTTACAGGATCTGATCCTGAACGCGCAAAACCTGACTTATCTGGGTATCGCTGGTCTTTCCATCACCGCCTTTCTGCTGCTTTCGAGCATTGAAACCGTTTTTGCACAAATATGGCAGGTCAAAACAACACGAAACGTCTTTAAACGTTTTCTGGCTTATATGCTGACTACGCTCCTTGGACCGATCGCCCTCTCAACAAGCCTGACCCTTGCCAAATGGATCGCAACCCTGACGCAGGAAGCAAGTGGTGTCGACTTTACCTATCTGGTTTCCTATTTTCGTTTTCTGGTGCCGTTCCTTGTCATTTTCTTTGCATTATTTTTGCTTTATCGATTGGTCCCCGCAAGCAAAGTCAAATGGCGCCATGCCGCCATCGGTGCGGCGATTGCGGCAGCCCTGTTCATTCTGGGAAAATATTTTTTCCGGCTCTATCTTGTTTATTTCCCAAGTTATGAAGTCATTTACGGGGCTTTGGCGATTTTGCCCTTATTCCTGATATGGCTGTATTTCAGCTGGGCAATTGTTCTGTTAGGGGCCAGTGTAACCGCCGTACTTGGCTTTAACTATACCGGAAAAATGACCAAAAAAGGCGAAGTGGTCGATGTAGACAAACTTCCCAAAGCCAATTCATGA
- a CDS encoding NAD(P)/FAD-dependent oxidoreductase, whose product MKFDIVIIGGGVIGSAIAYFLSAQAPASVKIAVIEKDPSYQEGSTARSAGGIRQQFSTPENIRISQFATQFLRNINDHLRVNDDPVDVSFQEKGYLFLAQDHQIPVLYGNHQVQIRENVPVQLLDPEDLARAYPWMTVSDLAGGSISADGEGWLDAYGLNQAFRKKAISQGVQYIRDTAQGLLRQGQKIDAVLLENTGAVHCGTVVNAAGPHAATIAEWAGISLNVRPRKRFIYSFTCRTVIENCPLTIDPSGVYFRPEGHQFITGCSPAPENDPDCLDFNIDYGWFEEHIWPILAHRVPAFEAIKLENAWAGHYAYNILDQNAVLGRHPDVQNFIFANGFSGHGLQQAPAVGRALSELILQGQYQTLNLDRFSYQRMVEEKPLSEINVV is encoded by the coding sequence ATGAAGTTTGATATTGTTATTATAGGCGGTGGGGTTATCGGATCAGCGATTGCGTATTTTCTATCTGCTCAGGCCCCAGCTTCTGTTAAAATAGCCGTGATCGAAAAAGACCCGAGCTATCAGGAAGGCTCCACTGCACGCTCTGCCGGCGGTATTCGCCAGCAATTCTCCACACCGGAAAATATTCGAATTTCGCAATTTGCGACCCAGTTTCTGCGTAATATCAACGACCATCTGAGGGTAAATGATGATCCTGTTGATGTGTCTTTTCAGGAAAAAGGGTACCTTTTTCTGGCACAGGATCATCAGATTCCAGTTCTGTATGGCAACCATCAGGTCCAAATCCGTGAAAATGTGCCTGTTCAACTGCTTGATCCGGAAGACCTTGCCCGCGCCTATCCGTGGATGACGGTATCCGATCTGGCCGGAGGGTCAATCAGCGCGGATGGGGAGGGCTGGCTTGATGCCTATGGTTTAAATCAGGCATTTCGAAAAAAGGCAATCTCTCAAGGGGTCCAGTATATCCGGGATACGGCGCAGGGTTTACTGCGTCAGGGCCAGAAGATTGACGCGGTGCTGCTTGAAAATACAGGGGCCGTTCACTGCGGAACCGTTGTAAACGCGGCAGGCCCTCATGCTGCCACAATTGCCGAATGGGCGGGCATATCCCTAAATGTGCGACCCAGGAAACGGTTCATCTATTCTTTTACCTGCCGAACAGTCATTGAAAACTGCCCCCTGACAATTGATCCAAGCGGCGTTTATTTCCGCCCGGAAGGGCATCAATTTATTACAGGCTGCTCACCCGCGCCGGAAAACGATCCTGATTGTCTGGATTTCAACATCGATTATGGCTGGTTTGAAGAACATATCTGGCCCATTCTGGCACACCGGGTACCCGCGTTTGAAGCCATTAAACTGGAGAATGCCTGGGCCGGACATTATGCCTATAATATATTGGATCAAAATGCCGTCCTCGGCCGTCATCCTGACGTTCAGAATTTTATCTTTGCCAATGGCTTTTCCGGCCATGGGTTGCAACAGGCCCCCGCTGTAGGGCGCGCCCTCTCGGAACTTATTCTACAGGGCCAGTACCAAACGCTTAATCTTGACCGCTTTTCCTATCAACGTATGGTAGAAGAAAAACCGCTTTCCGAAATAAACGTCGTTTAA
- a CDS encoding cob(I)yrinic acid a,c-diamide adenosyltransferase: protein MVKLTKIYTRGGDKGQTSLGSGERVSKDSVRVDAYGDVDELNAVIGLARLHADGDMDRLLSRIQNDLFDLGADLCTPEVENPKYPPLRIVQVQVDRLEQEIDSLNSDLAPLNSFILPGGSALSAHLHHARTVCRRAERRMVSLSEIENINSISISYVNRLSDLLFVLARYNNKKGAKDVLWVPGENR, encoded by the coding sequence ATGGTGAAACTTACGAAAATTTATACCCGTGGTGGGGATAAGGGGCAAACGTCTCTTGGCTCTGGCGAACGTGTTTCCAAAGATAGCGTTCGCGTGGATGCCTACGGTGATGTGGATGAACTTAACGCTGTCATTGGCCTTGCACGCCTTCACGCAGATGGCGACATGGATCGGTTATTGAGCCGTATTCAGAATGATTTGTTTGATTTGGGGGCGGACCTTTGTACCCCTGAAGTCGAGAATCCCAAATATCCACCTCTACGGATAGTTCAGGTCCAGGTCGATCGGCTTGAGCAGGAAATTGATTCGCTAAATTCCGACCTGGCCCCTCTGAATTCGTTTATTCTTCCCGGAGGATCGGCGCTTTCAGCGCATCTTCATCATGCCCGGACAGTTTGTCGCAGGGCAGAGCGCAGAATGGTTTCACTTTCAGAAATTGAAAATATAAACAGTATTTCAATAAGTTATGTGAATAGGCTTTCTGATCTTTTGTTTGTTTTGGCCCGCTACAACAATAAAAAAGGGGCAAAGGACGTTCTTTGGGTTCCGGGAGAAAATAGATAG